One Lactobacillus sp. CBA3606 DNA segment encodes these proteins:
- the greA gene encoding transcription elongation factor GreA, giving the protein MAEEKRYPMTEEGQVKLEHELEDLKLNQRPEIINRIKIARSYGDLSENSEYESAKNEQSLLENRIKTVEHMLQYAEIIDSEKIDVSEVSVGKIVTFKELPDEEAESYTIVGAAEADPVLGKISNDSPIAKGLIGHHVDEEVTIEIPAGKMNVKIIKVENA; this is encoded by the coding sequence TTGGCTGAAGAAAAAAGATATCCAATGACGGAAGAGGGTCAAGTTAAGCTCGAACATGAACTTGAAGACCTCAAGCTTAACCAACGCCCAGAAATTATTAACCGGATTAAAATTGCACGGAGTTATGGTGATTTATCAGAAAACTCTGAATATGAATCAGCAAAAAATGAACAAAGTTTATTAGAGAACCGGATTAAGACGGTTGAACATATGCTTCAATACGCTGAAATCATTGACAGTGAAAAGATTGATGTTTCTGAAGTTTCAGTTGGTAAGATTGTGACTTTTAAAGAATTACCTGATGAAGAAGCTGAAAGCTACACGATTGTTGGTGCGGCTGAAGCTGATCCGGTTTTAGGTAAGATTTCCAACGATTCGCCAATTGCTAAGGGCTTAATTGGTCATCACGTGGATGAAGAAGTGACCATCGAAATTCCCGCTGGTAAGATGAACGTTAAGATTATTAAGGTAGAAAACGCCTAA
- a CDS encoding SDR family oxidoreductase: MSIKGKVVIITGASAGIGAATAKLLASKGAKLVLGARRESKLQAMVQEIIAAGGEAVYRVTDVTKVADNQALVELAQTKFGQVDVMFLNAGLMPNSPLSDLKTAQWHQMVDVNINGVLNGLEAVLPVFKTQKSGHIIATSSVAGLKAYPGGAVYGATKWAVRDLMEVLRMESAQEKTNIRTATIYPAAINTELLDTITDQATAKGAAEIYAAYGISPARVANVVAFAIDQPEDTNVSEFTIGPTTQPW; the protein is encoded by the coding sequence ATGAGTATTAAAGGTAAAGTCGTGATTATTACCGGCGCTTCAGCGGGGATTGGTGCGGCGACCGCTAAGTTATTAGCCAGTAAAGGTGCCAAACTTGTATTAGGTGCACGACGTGAAAGTAAGCTGCAAGCCATGGTTCAAGAAATTATTGCCGCTGGTGGCGAAGCGGTTTATCGAGTGACTGATGTGACTAAGGTGGCTGATAATCAAGCTCTAGTTGAATTGGCACAGACGAAATTTGGCCAAGTCGATGTCATGTTTTTAAATGCTGGCTTAATGCCTAATTCCCCACTTTCGGACTTAAAGACGGCTCAATGGCACCAAATGGTTGATGTGAACATTAATGGTGTTTTAAATGGGTTAGAGGCAGTGTTACCAGTATTTAAAACGCAAAAGTCCGGTCATATCATTGCGACGTCATCGGTTGCTGGCTTGAAAGCTTATCCTGGTGGGGCAGTTTATGGCGCGACTAAATGGGCCGTCCGCGACTTGATGGAAGTGTTGCGGATGGAATCAGCCCAAGAAAAGACGAATATTCGAACGGCGACGATTTATCCAGCCGCAATCAATACAGAGCTTTTGGATACGATTACCGACCAAGCAACTGCCAAAGGGGCAGCGGAGATTTATGCGGCATACGGTATTTCACCAGCGCGGGTTGCTAACGTGGTCGCATTTGCGATTGATCAGCCTGAAGACACGAACGTTAGTGAATTTACGATTGGTCCGACGACGCAACCGTGGTAG
- a CDS encoding MerR family transcriptional regulator, translating into MKIKAVVEKYQISADTLRYWERVGAIPAVHRDQAGYRNYDQEDLGWIEFAQCMREAGVSIDYLIEYIDLFRRGEATRSARQALLNEQLVGIHQRLARMQKTYDLIKYKADHYEEHVEGYHGKLLPPK; encoded by the coding sequence ATGAAAATTAAAGCTGTTGTTGAAAAATACCAGATTTCTGCTGACACGTTGCGCTATTGGGAACGGGTCGGTGCAATCCCCGCTGTTCACCGCGATCAGGCGGGCTATCGTAACTATGACCAAGAAGATTTAGGTTGGATTGAATTTGCACAGTGCATGCGAGAGGCCGGCGTCAGCATTGACTATTTGATTGAATATATTGACTTATTTCGGCGAGGCGAGGCAACTCGATCAGCACGTCAGGCGTTACTTAACGAGCAATTAGTTGGCATTCACCAACGCTTGGCCCGGATGCAAAAAACGTACGATTTAATTAAATACAAAGCGGACCATTACGAAGAACATGTGGAAGGCTATCATGGTAAGTTATTACCACCAAAATAG
- a CDS encoding HesB/YadR/YfhF family protein has product MKITVTDAASHWFQTEMGVVAGNGVRFYGKTYGKTAVHHGFSIGLARDDEPHRPIALVEKDGVNYYVNDRDDWFFKGYDLTVDFDAENDGPKYDYHPNQD; this is encoded by the coding sequence ATGAAAATAACAGTTACGGATGCAGCCAGTCATTGGTTCCAAACTGAAATGGGCGTAGTAGCTGGCAACGGTGTCCGTTTTTACGGTAAAACGTATGGTAAAACTGCCGTCCATCATGGTTTTTCGATTGGACTGGCGCGCGATGATGAGCCCCATCGCCCGATTGCACTAGTTGAAAAGGATGGCGTGAATTATTACGTTAATGACCGTGACGACTGGTTCTTTAAAGGCTATGATTTGACGGTTGATTTTGACGCTGAAAATGATGGTCCCAAATACGATTATCACCCAAATCAAGACTAA
- a CDS encoding YfhO family protein, producing MRIRRIFDKRTWPLWLSFWLPLILMTGYFIYRHMAPFGSSSLLTVDLGQQYVDLFAYFRHTLLHDPSAFFYSFSKTIGGEMVGVWAYYLMSPFNLIYLFFPGQSLTTGIFIVTVLKYGCAGLAFAWLLTKTQTQKGWLVPTFSTAYAMMGWMVANQLNMIWLDTVAILPLVILGLERLFKTGKVRWFAGWLAVMLIDNYYMGYMVVLFACLYWLYGATKYWQNFKTLGIQALKFAWGGLLAAALSAWLLLPTLWALVQSKAQYNETTVHWKFEYAPWKMLAKFITGSFNFNQMPSGQPNFYIAWLAILAFILFFLRRQAKWQVKLVVLLVTAFLLLSFCYEPLDLLWHADQFPVWYPYRFSFVFSFWIVWLGAQALTKEMTIKLWQALVMLGLLIGLFTTVYLNMKHVTYVTQANLVITIGLAAITLILLIVPKHHLGLYQAIALLLVATDMMINASASLGNLSYVSQAEFGNYTTALDRTVNKIKASDSHFYRIGKTFTRTKDDPMQAAYNGADHFSSTFESIIPNFFGSIGQPDGDGVVTYSNGTLITDSLLDMSYFMDKTVPTTQTDNDNYNSYIPVTSTKPDLQNYHKKSSLSNREATTYQNPYALGLGFAASDKIVNLKVAKTTGDPIARQELIYQTLANRSTTGLISAENFDQVIFQNVKKVVTLTGSVVNKQNLAKTGSIYFKFTPQTNDSYYLTLGQNLTTSNASYYINGKELKQYPTYRHTIAVNIAANSKGKTITFGIQMKKTSLWLQNFTLYKLNNSAFKQSAKKLQQSPWKLTKHSSRKLTGTINIKQKHQVLMTTIPYSAGWHAKVDGQTVTTKKVINTFVAVPLSKGHHTVTLTYRPPYLATGALVTGVAAVGTVAWFTIKRRRH from the coding sequence TTGAGAATCCGTCGTATTTTTGACAAACGAACTTGGCCGCTCTGGCTGAGTTTCTGGCTGCCATTAATATTAATGACTGGCTATTTTATTTATCGACACATGGCGCCATTTGGGTCCAGCAGTTTATTGACTGTTGATTTAGGGCAACAATATGTTGACCTATTCGCCTACTTCCGCCATACGCTGTTGCACGATCCAAGTGCTTTTTTCTATTCCTTTTCTAAAACGATTGGTGGCGAAATGGTAGGCGTTTGGGCTTATTACTTAATGAGTCCCTTTAATTTAATCTACCTATTCTTCCCTGGTCAATCGCTGACCACTGGGATTTTCATCGTCACGGTCTTGAAATACGGCTGTGCCGGTTTAGCCTTCGCGTGGCTATTAACTAAAACGCAGACGCAAAAAGGTTGGCTCGTCCCAACTTTCAGTACCGCTTATGCGATGATGGGCTGGATGGTTGCTAACCAACTCAACATGATTTGGCTGGATACCGTCGCCATCTTGCCGCTAGTTATCTTAGGCCTTGAACGCCTCTTTAAGACTGGGAAAGTACGCTGGTTCGCTGGTTGGCTAGCAGTCATGTTAATTGATAACTATTATATGGGTTACATGGTCGTGTTGTTTGCCTGTCTCTACTGGTTGTATGGCGCCACGAAATATTGGCAAAACTTTAAAACCCTCGGTATTCAAGCATTAAAATTCGCTTGGGGGGGCTTATTGGCAGCTGCATTATCAGCTTGGTTACTCTTACCTACCCTGTGGGCCTTAGTTCAAAGTAAGGCGCAATATAATGAAACCACCGTACATTGGAAATTTGAATATGCACCTTGGAAAATGCTCGCTAAATTCATTACCGGCAGTTTTAATTTTAACCAAATGCCATCCGGTCAGCCTAACTTCTACATCGCCTGGCTGGCGATTCTGGCATTTATCTTATTTTTCCTACGCCGGCAGGCCAAATGGCAAGTTAAGCTCGTCGTCTTATTAGTAACGGCCTTCTTACTGCTCTCATTTTGTTACGAACCTTTAGACTTACTCTGGCACGCCGACCAATTTCCCGTTTGGTATCCTTACCGCTTCTCCTTTGTCTTTAGCTTTTGGATCGTATGGCTTGGCGCACAAGCGTTAACCAAAGAAATGACCATCAAATTATGGCAAGCGCTAGTGATGTTAGGACTACTAATTGGCCTTTTCACAACGGTTTATTTGAATATGAAACATGTGACGTACGTGACGCAAGCTAACCTTGTCATTACTATCGGGCTAGCTGCGATTACCTTAATCTTATTGATTGTACCTAAACACCATTTAGGCTTATATCAAGCGATTGCGCTCTTGTTAGTCGCAACTGATATGATGATTAATGCCTCAGCTTCCTTAGGCAACCTATCCTATGTGTCGCAAGCCGAATTTGGTAACTACACGACTGCCTTGGATCGCACCGTTAATAAAATCAAAGCCAGCGACAGTCACTTTTATCGCATTGGTAAGACGTTTACACGGACCAAGGATGACCCAATGCAGGCTGCTTATAACGGGGCCGACCATTTCAGTTCGACCTTTGAAAGCATCATTCCGAACTTCTTCGGTTCAATCGGTCAACCAGATGGTGATGGGGTCGTCACTTATTCGAACGGGACACTGATTACGGACTCCCTATTAGACATGTCTTACTTCATGGATAAGACCGTGCCGACTACCCAAACGGATAATGACAACTACAATAGTTATATCCCAGTTACGAGCACGAAGCCGGATTTACAAAATTATCATAAAAAATCAAGTTTAAGTAACCGTGAAGCAACGACTTACCAGAATCCGTATGCCCTAGGCTTAGGCTTTGCCGCTTCGGATAAGATTGTTAATCTGAAAGTTGCTAAAACTACTGGTGATCCGATTGCCCGGCAAGAATTGATTTATCAAACTTTAGCCAACCGCTCCACCACCGGCTTAATTTCAGCGGAAAATTTTGACCAAGTCATTTTCCAGAATGTGAAAAAAGTCGTCACGCTTACCGGGTCAGTGGTTAATAAGCAAAATCTGGCTAAAACTGGGTCGATTTACTTCAAATTCACGCCGCAAACCAATGATTCATACTATTTGACGCTTGGACAAAACTTAACAACGTCTAATGCCAGTTACTATATCAATGGTAAAGAGCTCAAGCAGTACCCTACTTACCGCCATACCATTGCGGTAAACATTGCGGCTAATAGTAAGGGTAAAACCATTACCTTTGGGATTCAGATGAAAAAGACGTCCTTGTGGTTGCAAAACTTCACACTGTATAAGTTAAATAACAGTGCGTTCAAGCAGTCCGCTAAAAAGTTACAACAGTCGCCTTGGAAGTTAACCAAGCACTCCAGTCGCAAATTGACTGGCACTATCAACATTAAGCAAAAGCACCAAGTTTTAATGACAACCATTCCTTACTCGGCTGGCTGGCATGCTAAAGTCGATGGTCAGACGGTTACAACTAAGAAAGTCATCAACACCTTTGTCGCCGTCCCACTAAGTAAGGGTCACCATACGGTCACGCTAACGTATCGGCCACCTTACCTCGCTACCGGCGCGCTCGTCACTGGTGTCGCTGCCGTTGGGACCGTTGCTTGGTTTACCATCAAGCGCCGGCGCCACTAA
- a CDS encoding penicillin-binding protein 2 codes for MKLFKKITANRDPNKSHIPFRLNFLFFIVFLLFAALIGQLAYLQVDYGGKFATEVNSANNTTATASVQRGSVYDSTGRVLVGNKSHQAIQYTKGLSVASTKMYQVATSLSDYLTISTSSLTDRNKADYYLGSSANLKAVAKHISGASALSADTLYDKEVAYTEKHLIDNFTTEQENAAAIYAKMSAAYSLSTVNIKSTGVTSKELAEIGEHQSQMPGVKVGTSWTRSYPNGTSMTSVLGTVTTEKQGLPSDNIKTLLAEGYSRDDSVGQSQLEKQYESVLRGTKSQTEVKTQDGVIKKEIKKYGGQKGDNVVLTINSAFQKDVQKIMMAQTKSAGAANPYLPGAYAVVMNPKTGAVYALAGASRNLSTGKVTENALGTINQSFVMGSVVKGATVMGALQSGVITPTSSTLTDTPIKLQGTATKSSWFNKTGATSLSLNASEAMEVSSNSYMMQLAMKEGNYTYASGKALTMSTSIFSKLRSYFNEFGLGVKTGIDLPGEATGYQGDSSESSIGKSLDLSFGNYDSYTTIQVAQYMATMANGGQRIAPHVVSAITGTKSDGTQGRVKTNVGTRVLNTVDVPSSYFDVVQKGYYLVVHGTSTYKTGSALEDLSPQVAAKSGTAETFHGTTSTETLSLATYAPYKNPKVVMAIVFPGITATSSAVNTTTATQIYKAYWKYYAK; via the coding sequence TTGAAACTGTTTAAGAAAATTACTGCGAACCGTGATCCTAATAAGTCGCATATTCCATTCCGATTGAATTTTTTGTTTTTTATCGTCTTTTTACTATTTGCGGCGTTAATTGGTCAGTTGGCTTACTTACAAGTTGATTATGGTGGTAAGTTTGCGACTGAAGTTAACTCAGCGAATAATACGACGGCGACGGCAAGTGTCCAACGGGGATCAGTCTATGATTCAACGGGGCGGGTTTTGGTCGGTAATAAATCACATCAAGCCATTCAATATACCAAGGGCTTGAGTGTCGCATCGACCAAAATGTACCAAGTTGCAACGAGCTTAAGCGACTATTTAACTATTTCGACGTCGAGTTTGACGGACCGCAATAAAGCTGATTACTATTTGGGTAGCAGCGCAAATTTAAAAGCAGTTGCCAAGCATATTTCAGGAGCGTCCGCTTTATCGGCAGATACCTTATATGATAAAGAAGTCGCTTATACTGAAAAACACCTCATTGATAATTTTACAACCGAGCAAGAAAATGCCGCCGCTATTTATGCCAAAATGAGTGCGGCGTATTCCTTGTCAACGGTTAACATCAAGTCGACTGGCGTTACCAGCAAAGAGCTGGCTGAGATTGGCGAACACCAATCGCAAATGCCTGGGGTAAAAGTTGGGACTAGCTGGACTCGGAGTTATCCCAATGGAACTAGTATGACCAGTGTACTGGGAACCGTTACCACTGAAAAGCAAGGGCTACCTAGTGATAACATCAAGACGTTATTGGCTGAGGGTTACTCGCGGGATGATTCGGTTGGTCAAAGCCAATTGGAAAAGCAATACGAGAGTGTGCTCCGTGGTACCAAGTCGCAAACTGAAGTGAAGACACAAGATGGCGTCATCAAAAAAGAAATTAAGAAGTACGGTGGGCAAAAGGGTGACAACGTTGTTTTGACGATTAACTCAGCCTTCCAAAAAGATGTTCAAAAGATTATGATGGCGCAGACTAAGAGTGCCGGGGCAGCTAATCCGTATTTGCCAGGCGCTTATGCCGTCGTCATGAATCCTAAGACTGGGGCGGTTTACGCCTTAGCTGGGGCTAGTCGTAATCTATCGACCGGTAAAGTTACTGAAAATGCACTTGGCACGATTAACCAATCCTTTGTTATGGGGTCGGTTGTTAAGGGTGCAACTGTGATGGGGGCCTTACAATCAGGCGTCATTACGCCAACCAGCAGCACATTAACCGATACGCCAATCAAGCTGCAAGGTACGGCTACCAAGAGTTCTTGGTTTAACAAAACTGGGGCAACGAGCTTATCCTTAAATGCGTCTGAAGCAATGGAAGTGTCTTCTAACTCGTACATGATGCAGTTAGCCATGAAGGAAGGCAACTATACGTATGCTTCAGGTAAAGCCTTGACCATGTCGACGTCGATTTTCTCCAAACTTCGGAGCTACTTTAACGAATTTGGGTTAGGGGTCAAGACTGGGATTGATTTACCAGGTGAAGCGACCGGGTATCAAGGGGATTCTAGCGAGAGTAGTATTGGTAAATCGCTTGACTTGTCCTTTGGTAACTACGATTCATACACGACTATCCAAGTTGCCCAATACATGGCAACCATGGCTAATGGTGGGCAACGGATTGCCCCACATGTGGTTTCTGCCATTACTGGGACGAAGTCTGATGGGACCCAAGGTCGGGTTAAGACGAATGTTGGCACCCGGGTCTTGAACACAGTTGATGTCCCATCATCATATTTTGATGTCGTTCAAAAGGGTTACTATTTGGTGGTTCATGGGACCAGTACCTATAAGACTGGGAGTGCTCTAGAAGACTTATCACCACAAGTGGCTGCTAAGTCTGGGACTGCCGAAACTTTCCATGGGACGACTTCGACGGAAACGTTGAGTTTGGCGACTTATGCGCCATATAAGAATCCAAAAGTGGTCATGGCTATTGTCTTCCCTGGGATTACAGCAACAAGTAGCGCGGTTAATACCACGACTGCGACCCAGATTTACAAGGCTTACTGGAAGTACTATGCAAAATAA
- the rpmG gene encoding 50S ribosomal protein L33 has product MRVHITLECTDCHERNYLSSKNRRNNPDRVEFKKYCPREHKVTLHRETK; this is encoded by the coding sequence ATGCGGGTACACATTACACTAGAATGTACTGATTGCCATGAACGTAACTACTTATCTTCAAAGAACCGTCGGAACAATCCGGATCGGGTTGAATTTAAGAAGTACTGTCCACGGGAACATAAAGTAACTTTACATCGTGAAACAAAATAA
- a CDS encoding 5-formyltetrahydrofolate cyclo-ligase, whose amino-acid sequence MDKKQFRQQQLTRLGTMNAADRLAQNQALQRQLFASPAWQQATRIAVTISSAIEVDTRPIIEAAWRAHKLVFVPQTRPKRQLAFKPYTATTQLERTKFGILEPITGLTVDKATLDLILVPGLGYSQADGARIGFGGGYYDRYLADYPGVKLTLAFREMAFDQAGWPIEPTDILLDQLLVAEDGDSDGH is encoded by the coding sequence ATCGATAAAAAGCAATTTCGACAACAACAACTAACGCGCCTAGGCACAATGAATGCAGCTGATCGACTGGCCCAAAATCAAGCACTACAGCGGCAATTATTTGCTAGTCCTGCTTGGCAACAAGCCACCCGAATTGCTGTGACAATTAGTAGTGCCATTGAGGTGGATACCCGGCCAATTATTGAAGCGGCCTGGCGGGCACATAAACTTGTTTTTGTACCTCAGACGCGACCCAAGCGGCAACTTGCCTTTAAGCCGTATACGGCAACCACCCAATTAGAACGGACTAAGTTCGGTATTTTAGAACCGATTACTGGGTTGACGGTTGATAAGGCCACGTTAGATTTGATTTTGGTCCCCGGATTAGGCTATAGTCAGGCGGATGGTGCGCGGATTGGCTTTGGTGGCGGCTATTATGATCGTTATCTGGCTGATTATCCAGGGGTCAAGTTAACCTTGGCTTTTCGCGAGATGGCATTTGATCAAGCTGGCTGGCCGATTGAGCCGACTGATATCTTATTGGATCAATTATTAGTAGCAGAGGATGGTGATAGTGACGGACATTAA
- a CDS encoding rhomboid family intramembrane serine protease, with protein sequence MTQIILGVTVGVFLIEWLLGGSTNAAILYLMGAKNNQAIIAGQWWRFVTPIFLHMGLTHIVLNGVVIYFMGMQIEALFGRWRLLAIYLLGGISGNVMSFGLSANQSVGASTAIFALLGAFLMVGESFWENPMIRQLTGQFLLFTVMNLVFDLFSTGIDIWGHVGGLIGGFLIAYVIGVPKMGKIPNLKRILAGLTLIVAWAAMIKLGFTNFK encoded by the coding sequence ATGACGCAAATCATTTTAGGGGTTACGGTCGGGGTCTTTTTAATTGAATGGTTGCTGGGTGGCAGTACGAATGCCGCTATTTTATATTTAATGGGAGCCAAGAATAATCAAGCCATCATTGCTGGTCAGTGGTGGCGGTTTGTAACGCCAATCTTCTTACATATGGGCTTAACCCACATTGTGTTAAATGGGGTGGTCATTTATTTCATGGGTATGCAGATTGAAGCGTTGTTTGGTCGATGGCGCTTACTAGCGATTTATTTATTAGGTGGTATCAGTGGGAATGTGATGAGCTTTGGCTTATCTGCGAACCAGTCAGTGGGCGCAAGTACGGCAATTTTTGCTTTACTAGGTGCGTTCTTAATGGTAGGCGAATCATTCTGGGAAAATCCGATGATTCGACAATTAACGGGGCAATTCTTACTATTTACGGTGATGAATCTGGTGTTTGATTTATTCTCGACGGGGATTGATATTTGGGGTCACGTTGGGGGCTTAATCGGCGGTTTCTTGATTGCTTATGTCATTGGGGTGCCTAAGATGGGTAAAATACCAAACTTAAAGCGGATTTTAGCTGGCCTCACGCTAATCGTTGCGTGGGCTGCCATGATAAAATTGGGTTTTACAAATTTTAAATAA
- a CDS encoding YqgQ family protein, producing MKTLYDVQQLLKKFGVYVYVGKRIWDIELMAIEIDHLYQAGVINAKMYARVKIVLNHEHRLEAEQAPTAQKHD from the coding sequence ATGAAAACACTTTACGATGTACAACAGCTACTGAAAAAGTTTGGTGTTTACGTTTATGTGGGCAAACGTATTTGGGATATTGAATTAATGGCCATCGAAATTGATCATTTGTATCAAGCTGGGGTTATTAATGCCAAAATGTATGCCCGGGTGAAGATTGTATTGAATCATGAGCACCGGCTTGAAGCAGAACAAGCGCCAACAGCGCAGAAACATGATTAA
- a CDS encoding ROK family glucokinase: MDRKLIGVDLGGTTTKFAILTENGDIQQKWSIETTILDEGTHIVPNIIESINHHINLYKMDRSQFVGIGMGTPGTVDLEAGTVIGAYNLNWKVLQPVKQQIEEGTGIKFTLDNDANVAALGERWKGAGENNDNVVFVTLGTGVGGGIVAGGHLLHGAAGAAGEIGHVTVKPDGYMCTCGKRGCLEQYASATGVVHVARDMAEEFSGVSKLKQLLDNGEEISSKITFDLAKEGDILAKSVVDRVSFYLGLALANVGNTMNPAAIIIGGGVSAAGDFLLRQVEHYFKENTFPTVRNTTALKLAVLGNDAGVIGAASLAQRFI, encoded by the coding sequence ATGGACCGCAAATTAATTGGTGTCGACCTTGGTGGGACGACAACTAAGTTCGCTATTTTAACTGAAAATGGCGACATCCAACAAAAGTGGAGTATTGAAACGACAATTCTTGATGAAGGGACGCATATCGTACCGAACATCATTGAATCAATCAATCACCACATCAATTTATATAAGATGGACCGCTCACAATTCGTCGGAATCGGGATGGGAACTCCTGGGACCGTTGATTTAGAAGCTGGGACCGTTATTGGCGCCTACAATTTGAACTGGAAAGTTTTACAACCAGTTAAGCAACAGATTGAAGAAGGTACCGGTATCAAGTTCACCTTAGACAACGACGCTAATGTCGCTGCCTTAGGCGAACGCTGGAAGGGTGCTGGCGAAAACAATGACAATGTGGTTTTCGTTACCTTAGGGACTGGTGTTGGTGGCGGGATCGTCGCTGGCGGTCACTTGTTACATGGTGCCGCTGGGGCTGCTGGTGAGATTGGTCACGTTACGGTTAAGCCAGATGGGTACATGTGTACTTGTGGTAAGCGCGGTTGTTTGGAACAATACGCCTCTGCTACTGGCGTTGTCCATGTGGCACGTGATATGGCTGAAGAATTCTCTGGTGTTTCTAAGTTAAAACAACTTTTAGACAACGGTGAAGAAATCAGTTCTAAGATTACCTTTGATTTAGCTAAAGAAGGCGACATTTTAGCCAAGAGCGTCGTTGATCGCGTCTCATTCTACTTAGGCTTAGCCTTAGCGAATGTTGGTAACACGATGAACCCAGCCGCCATTATTATTGGTGGTGGCGTTTCAGCTGCTGGCGACTTCCTATTGCGCCAAGTTGAACATTACTTTAAAGAAAATACCTTCCCAACGGTACGTAATACCACTGCTTTGAAGCTAGCGGTATTAGGTAACGATGCGGGTGTGATTGGGGCCGCTTCATTAGCCCAACGATTTATCTAA
- a CDS encoding rhodanese-like domain-containing protein produces MVLGAISVWNSINIVLIILIAAYFIYVFYSYIRRRQVSTMLEADEFNAGMRKAQVVDLREKKEFDAGHILGARNIPYNMLKSRMGELRQDMPVYVYDQTHTLSTRAVATLSKNGFKELFILKPGYARWEGKTKKAKY; encoded by the coding sequence GTGGTTTTAGGTGCAATCAGCGTTTGGAATTCAATTAATATTGTCTTAATTATTCTTATCGCAGCGTATTTTATTTATGTTTTTTATAGTTATATTCGACGCCGCCAAGTCTCGACGATGTTGGAAGCTGACGAATTTAATGCCGGCATGCGGAAAGCGCAAGTCGTTGATTTGCGTGAAAAGAAGGAATTTGATGCCGGCCATATTCTTGGCGCCCGGAACATTCCATATAATATGTTGAAATCTCGGATGGGCGAATTACGTCAAGATATGCCAGTCTATGTCTATGATCAGACCCATACATTGAGTACCCGTGCCGTGGCAACCTTATCCAAAAATGGTTTCAAAGAATTGTTTATTTTGAAGCCAGGTTATGCCCGTTGGGAAGGAAAAACTAAAAAAGCGAAGTATTAA
- a CDS encoding DUF3042 family protein, translating to MKSFTRGFLFGVVATAGAVIGSVLSFKKQVVDPIEDQENKFEESRKKALRKSRSAHNG from the coding sequence ATGAAATCATTTACACGCGGCTTTTTATTCGGCGTCGTTGCCACGGCAGGTGCCGTTATCGGCTCTGTACTATCATTTAAAAAGCAGGTCGTCGATCCCATCGAAGATCAAGAAAATAAGTTTGAAGAAAGTCGGAAAAAGGCTTTACGTAAAAGCCGTTCCGCTCATAATGGTTAA
- a CDS encoding glycerophosphodiester phosphodiesterase, whose product MLTQIIAHRGSKGTRPENTLVAFQAALADGADGLETDVHLSKDGHLIIMHDERVDRTTNGTGRIADLTLAQLKKLDAGAWFAPDYAGTRVPTLDEVVQLLVAQNFTGIFNLELKTNKIHYDGIEALVADYFNHHDVPFKLVYSSFYGKSIERLHALQPTAEFDSLFKSKFQTAKRLHAERVILGYHPDIRWVRRHWLMLPKVQLRPWTVNTARDMKFCFRHRFAGLITDYPGLAHQLRRTMQGG is encoded by the coding sequence ATGTTAACGCAGATTATTGCGCATCGGGGGAGCAAGGGCACCCGACCAGAAAATACATTAGTGGCTTTTCAAGCGGCGTTGGCAGATGGGGCGGATGGTCTTGAAACCGATGTCCATTTATCTAAAGATGGGCATTTGATCATTATGCACGACGAACGGGTCGACCGGACAACTAACGGGACTGGGCGGATCGCTGATTTAACCTTGGCTCAATTAAAAAAGTTAGATGCTGGCGCTTGGTTTGCACCAGACTATGCTGGCACACGGGTTCCCACACTAGATGAAGTCGTGCAGTTATTAGTGGCACAGAATTTTACCGGTATCTTTAATCTAGAATTAAAAACCAATAAAATTCATTATGATGGGATTGAAGCGTTGGTGGCCGATTATTTTAATCATCATGACGTTCCATTTAAGTTGGTCTATTCCAGTTTTTATGGTAAATCAATCGAACGGCTACATGCGTTACAACCGACCGCTGAGTTTGATAGTTTATTTAAAAGTAAATTTCAAACCGCCAAACGGTTACATGCAGAACGAGTGATTCTTGGTTATCATCCAGATATTCGCTGGGTGCGGCGGCATTGGCTAATGTTGCCTAAGGTGCAACTACGGCCGTGGACGGTCAATACTGCCCGTGATATGAAGTTTTGTTTCCGGCACCGGTTTGCCGGCCTAATTACGGATTATCCTGGCCTAGCTCATCAGTTGCGCCGGACAATGCAAGGAGGATAA